The window ctgtgatcaccaatgtcacaatttcgctgtgtttttttgaatttcgtgatcttcattaaatatgctattaatcgtaaaacaaattaatgcacaaaacattgttaatttaataaaaaaagtttagttttagtgagtcatggttcacaaaaatatcgttagttaactttgacgcttcatattgaaaaaaaaatgtactacactacccttggcaagttatttcaaaagttggcgcatttaatcaagatttcaaaatggtgcaacacttgtcacttttcttgccattaaaaatgttatttttatttgaacgacgagtatcctcgaaaatggatcgaacgcagtcgtacaattgtatggcctcctcgttcccccgatctaaatccggtagatattttttactgggaatgtataaaagaaaaagtctattcaaaatcaatacaaaatctttcagaacttcgccagaaaattgacacagcgtcagaagaaataaatgcaaggaattttgcttgactggtgcaaagatcttttgtacgccgttgcagagcctgtattcgtgccagaggaaagcaattatttttagtaaagatgtaattgagtcagtccaaaaccaatatttaatgtaataaacataataggtaatgataataaaaaaaaagaatgaacgaaccatcgttcttatttaattattctccttaaactaaagtaattccgaattgttttcctctggcacgaatacaggctctgcaacgccttacaaaagacctttgcaccagtcaagcaaaattcctcgCATtcatttcttctgacgctgtgtcaattttctggcgaagttctgaaagattttgtattgatttcgaatagactttttcttttacgcattcccagtaaaaaatatctactggatttagatcgcgggaacgaggacgccatacaattgtaccactgcgttcgatccattttcgaggatactcgtcgttcaaataaaaatatcatttttaatggcaagaaaagtgacaagtgttgcaccattttgaaatcttgattaaatgcgccaacttttgaaataacttgccaagggtagtgtagtacatttttttttcaatatgaagcgtcaaagttaactaacgatatttttgtgaaccatgactcactaaaacttaactttttttatttaattaacaatgttttgtgcattaatttgttttacgattaatagcatatttaatgaagatcacgaaattaaaaaaaacacagcgaaattgtgacatttgtgatcacaggacttgaaaatgcgaccaagggtgtagaattttaacttttttgaaaagtgtctattattgctgaactaagtgatatggaattttttttttatttttcctagaaccggtatgacttggcctttcatcctgtctcggattatcgttgagttatgggacaccctgtatatgtacaTAGGATTGCCAGATGGCCGGGATTTTCGGGAATGTCGCGGAAATTTGCGTTTTGTCTCGTGTctcgtaattttaattaaaacggagttgtctttttaaaacgaggtcccggaatgaaaaaatatttgtttttactaaGCTACGATGCTacgtaataaatttaacacacaACTAATCAGTAATATAATACACGTCTTGATATTTAGTCCTGTGTAATAGGGCTAAGCCTAATGTCATACAcggggcacgttaccaaactattataaaaaatattctgatggatataaattggaaaataaCAATAGTACATGCCtgacccgagaatcgaacctaagacGTCATGATCAGCAGTCTGATACGCATTCAATCGTGGCACAGAGGCAGACAATTTTTTATGCAATTAATTAATACTCACTTCTGGGTTTCTGCAGATGAATAGCCACCAGTGGACTGAGGTATCCCTCTGCGTTCTCATAGGGGTAGAAGTATCCCGGGAAGCCGGGGAAGGGCAGGTAGCTGATGGGGCCGATGTTCTCCTTGTCCGCCGGCGTCTCCCCGTGACATGATACCCATACCATGTTGGCCTGGAAAAGGAAGAAAGTGATTAAAAACAATGTACCTAACTAGCAGACCAGACAGCCTCTGCGCTGCCGAAACTCGGTGCCCGATCGCAAAGTGATATTTTTTCGccgccatttttttttcttttagtttctcttttcccaaactaagcagagcttgtactatggtaaccaaataactgataaacatacttatatacttctaaatacatatttatatagataattcacaaccaggctcagaacaaatactcgtgctcatcacacaaagatttgtcccgggtgagattcgaacccaccacacgcggcgctacggttattgcggcgaggcggccgctttaaccactgcgccaaacgtgcagttctACCAAGTTACATAGAACACTCTGTCATTTGGTAAAAACTGCCATagcaaaacttttaaataaaaaaacgatttAGTAACAGCAAACCTTATTATATATAAGTTTGTCAGGGATCTAATTTTATACTAAGTTGGCACTAATCTGGCATATATGGGAGAGAGTTAAGGTCTTGCATTAGCTAACTAAAAGCCGTGACATGATACAAGTGCAATAGTACCAATATCATTAGTATAGTTGGTGTAACTAATAACGGTAACTTACATAATCTCTGTTGAAGGCAGTGATGTTTCTAATGTGAGTTTGTAAGTCGACCGGCATGTCTTGTGGCAGGTTCTGGGTGTCGTTGTAGAACTCTGGACGCCAGCCATATATTCTGTAAAGCAgtcataatatttgaatattaaaatcatCATTAGTGTCCAACCTGCACTTCACCAATGTAGAGAAGCATAGAGGTCTTAAGGCCCAATACCTGCTGCATGCCTAGGGGAGGCTCTCCCCAGTCCCCCAGTAGTTAAAGTCACATCATTTATTAATCTAGGCTaatttaccaccagttcggaAAGTATAATAAGAAGAGATGGCGACGCGACTGTTTGTCTCTTCTCTTGGGTAAAATGATGTACACATTATAAAGGTAGCAGTGGCTAATATTCTCACCTGTTCAACTTCAGGAATATACAAGGCGAGGACTTGTGGAAAGAGAAGTGGTTCTCCTCAATACAAGGGTCCCAGCCGCGGATGTCCACGTCGCACACCTTGCCGGGGGGCGGCAGACTCTTGAAGTTGCAGTTGAAGATGTTCTGACCAGCGCCCGCCGTTTGACCCTTCTTCTTGTACACTGGGAATAAGGTAtagctttaaaactaaaataattattacttctCTAGTCTCTTGCCTGCTCTTATGGGAAAAAACTGTGATTATTATATGTATGCTGTGGACGATtaactcaaaataataaaattacaaccaAAATTGATCACAATATATTTGTTCCGGATTCGAAACATGGATTACGACCCTCAACTtttatacatctatactaatataataaagctgaagagtttgtttgtttgtttgtttgtttgaacgcgctaatctcaggaactactggtccgatttgaaaaattctttcagtgttagatagcccatttatcgaggaaggctataggctatataacatcacgctacggtcattaggagcggagtagcaacgaaaaatgttactaaaacggggaaaatgttaacccattctcttaggtgacgcaagcgaagttgcgcgggtcagctagttctataataaaactaaaggaAGCTTTATACGTTGGCGTAGCTTCCAAACCACAGCCCGGTTGTGAAAGGTTCCTAATATATAGCATGATTTCTTATCTTATGCAAATTAGCCGAATTAGGATGAAAATGGGGCAGTCCACTATCTAAAATAAACATGGGATCACGGCCGGTGCATTTTGGTCGAAACGTCAAGGAAACagataaataatgaattatcacattcaacattaataatttataataatataatcataatgtTAAATTATGCTTAGATTTgttgtagattttattttcaataaggCATTTAAGGCCTAATCCcgccccctcgtttgggaggagacccttgccctgcagtgggacaggaatgggttaataaaaaaaggcaTTTAAAAGTCACTATTCAATAGACCTAAGGTCATTAAGGACCAAGAGTCCCTTCCAGCATGTTAGCAATGTTAGAGAAAGCTGATAAACTAACTAGGCCAGTTCAATATCTGAACATTCATTGTCTAGTAACATATGGCTACATTTAACTATGTTTGCCCTACAATAATGTTCTTGTGTACTCATATCAATGAACTACAAGTATAACTAATTTGGGCCATGTGGTAGATAGAATATAGTTTGATGTTGACTAGGTAGTAggaaacacaataaataaatataactacagTATTTTTCATACATGCTTCATAAAAAAGAACATTGCTTGTAATCATAGCAGTAAAAATGCTATTGGAATTtccagtaataaaataaattctcaatAGCAGTGTGAAGTTTAGTAATAAGCCTTGAAAATTGTGATAGACTTGCCccattgcaaaaataaaaacttatctcTTTCATATCATATAGGAAGTGGTCCAACTATTTTctaattattgaaattactcaatggcatttaacataaaattaatatgcaTTCTTATCTGAAAAACTGCCTAGGATGTTTAGCATTCCCTTCAACCATAGAAATGCTCCAATGCCATGAATAAATCATCCATATCCATATATAGAATAATCATGATTTATGGTAATGCATTGCATACACCTGCATCCTGtgtggagtgcagggttatgtgggactcttgCGCCAGACAGGTGGGCTTACCTACTAAACCACCAGGTGTGGCTTTACGGCCGctagaaatattgtttaaccTGCTAACAGTATATGATAAACAAGCatataaactagaaaaaataGTCTTAAATAACATACCTGAAAGAAAATCAATCAGCTGGTCTTCCCAATACTTATAACTCTCATAACCAGTTCCTTTATACCAGATGAGAGTGCTTCTCACGTCCTGCGGTAGCGGCCGGAAGCCTAACCCTGGACTAGTGCCGATGAC of the Anticarsia gemmatalis isolate Benzon Research Colony breed Stoneville strain chromosome 3, ilAntGemm2 primary, whole genome shotgun sequence genome contains:
- the LOC142987158 gene encoding sodium/potassium-transporting ATPase subunit beta-2-like, with the protein product MIRNPRLEEFQMDTKPTHRSGRQFLYNEEKGAVLGRTPESWGKIITFYLIFYACLVALFSICMVTFLQHFINPRVPRLQQEYSVIGTSPGLGFRPLPQDVRSTLIWYKGTGYESYKYWEDQLIDFLSVYKKKGQTAGAGQNIFNCNFKSLPPPGKVCDVDIRGWDPCIEENHFSFHKSSPCIFLKLNRIYGWRPEFYNDTQNLPQDMPVDLQTHIRNITAFNRDYANMVWVSCHGETPADKENIGPISYLPFPGFPGYFYPYENAEGYLSPLVAIHLQKPRTGIVINIECRAWARNIKYDRRERLGVVHFELMIE